The following is a genomic window from Shewanella avicenniae.
GCGCATAACCAGGTTACGCAACACAGCGTCGTTGAAGCGGAAAGCTGTTTCCAGCTCTTCGATAGACTCAGCAGTTGCTTCTACGTTCATCAGAACATAGTGAGCTTTGTGCAGGTCTTGGATAGGATATGCCAGTTGGCGACGGCCCCAGTCTTCCAGACGATGGATTTGACCACCCGCTTCGGTGATAACACCGGTATAGCGTTCGATCATACCTGGTACCTGTTCACTCTGATCAGGGTGAACCATAAATACGATTTCGTAATGACGCATTTAGTGCTCCTTACGGTTTGTTAGCCTCGTATTGGCTCAGTCAGACCCGTAGAGGCAAGGAACGAATTAAAGTGACTGATTTAGGCGCGGAATAGTACATAAAGGCGGCAGTAAACTCAAGCAATAACTTTGCCTTAGCCCACATGACAGGTATCATGTGGCGCAACCATGATGCAGTTAACATGAAGAAACTTGGAATAATGACAAAAAATCCATTTTGGGCACTGTTATCGCTGGTTTCGCTACCAGTGTTTGCCTTAGTGCCGCCTGATTACCATGAGCCGCAAAACAACTTACGCGCTGAAGTTGAAGCGGGTTTCCAACTCAACACAGGTAATACGGATTCCACCAGTTTCAACGGAAGAACTAAGCTGGTATATGACGCAGCTAAGACCAAACAGGAAGGTACGGTAAAGGCCTATTACGCGGCAGATGACCAAGGCACAACTAACGAACGTTACGACTTAGAAATGCAGTCGAACTATAAGTTATCCAGAGGTTATATTCTGGCGAGTGGTAACTTTACTTGGGATAAGTTTGGTTCGTACACCAACAGGTATACCTTTGTAAGTGGTTATGGTTTTGACATCGTCAGCACTGGCAGAACCAAGCTGAGTATCGAAGTTGGCCCCGGTTACCGATACAGCATGCCGCAGGAAACCGACGATGAGCCAAATCCCGAAGCCGATAGAGAGCCTATCTTGCGTACTAAAGCTAAGTTTGAACAGTTGATCCATGAATACACTACGTTCAACGCTGACTTAAGTACTGAAATCGGTGCGACCAACAACACGGTGATTTTGGATTTGAACTATAAGAATACGCTGTTTCAAGATTGGGCGTTTAAAGTGGGGTTCAAGATGGAATACAACCAAAACGTGGGTGAGGGCAGTGAACAAACTGATACCATCACCACCTTCAATCTGCTGTATACCTTTCAATAAACACAATATTTAAACGAAAAGGGATGGCAATTTGCCATCCCTT
Proteins encoded in this region:
- a CDS encoding DUF481 domain-containing protein, which translates into the protein MTKNPFWALLSLVSLPVFALVPPDYHEPQNNLRAEVEAGFQLNTGNTDSTSFNGRTKLVYDAAKTKQEGTVKAYYAADDQGTTNERYDLEMQSNYKLSRGYILASGNFTWDKFGSYTNRYTFVSGYGFDIVSTGRTKLSIEVGPGYRYSMPQETDDEPNPEADREPILRTKAKFEQLIHEYTTFNADLSTEIGATNNTVILDLNYKNTLFQDWAFKVGFKMEYNQNVGEGSEQTDTITTFNLLYTFQ
- the rpsF gene encoding 30S ribosomal protein S6, which gives rise to MRHYEIVFMVHPDQSEQVPGMIERYTGVITEAGGQIHRLEDWGRRQLAYPIQDLHKAHYVLMNVEATAESIEELETAFRFNDAVLRNLVMRTKAAITEASPMAKAKDERDSRRAAASDRAAEEAIEDQAEEIAE